A window of the Canis lupus baileyi chromosome 8, mCanLup2.hap1, whole genome shotgun sequence genome harbors these coding sequences:
- the TMEM186 gene encoding transmembrane protein 186 isoform X3, with protein sequence MAALLRAVPRLPGPAAAWRRPICGLWCRTGQDPGRWLGSRAPTLKEKAAGTEAEKFQIIYRFDAIRTFGYLSRLKVAQTALTLLALPPGFYWYSHGLMTLSSLYFAGGIAGFALAMLCWMSHFFRRLVGILYVNEAGTVLRVAHLTFWGRRQDTDWPVADVVPMTETSDRPQELFMRIQQYSGKQTFYLTLRYGRVLDRERFTRVFGTLDTPK encoded by the coding sequence GCTGCCCTCCTCCGAGCTGTGCCACGGTTGCCAGGCCCAGCAGCAGCATGGCGAAGGCCTATCTGCGGGCTGTGGTGCCGCACCGGGCAGGATCCTGGGAGGTGGCTGGGGAGCAGGGCCCCCACCCTGAAGGAGAAGGCAGCAGGCACGGAGGCAGAGAAATTCCAGATCATCTACCGGTTTGATGCTATCAGAACCTTTGGGTACTTGTCCCGGCTGAAGGTGGCACAGACGGCGCTGACGCTGCTGGCCCTGCCGCCTGGCTTCTACTGGTACTCGCACGGCCTCATGACCCTCAGCTCCCTGTACTTTGCGGGCGGGATAGCTGGCTTCGCCCTGGCCATGCTCTGCTGGATGAGCCATTTCTTCCGGAGGCTGGTGGGCATCCTGTATGTGAACGAGGCGGGCACCGTGCTGCGGGTGGCCCACCTGACCTTCTGGGGCCGGCGGCAGGACACGGACTGGCCCGTGGCTGATGTGGTGCCCATGACAGAGACCAGCGACCGGCCCCAGGAGCTGTTTATGCGTATCCAGCAGTACAGTGGGAAGCAGACCTTCTACCTCACTCTGCGCTACGGACGTGTCTTGGACAGAGAGCGTTTCACACGGGTGTTTGGGACACTGGACACCCCCAAATGA
- the TMEM186 gene encoding transmembrane protein 186 isoform X2, which yields MCKTPLEMGSLASEAKAALLRAVPRLPGPAAAWRRPICGLWCRTGQDPGRWLGSRAPTLKEKAAGTEAEKFQIIYRFDAIRTFGYLSRLKVAQTALTLLALPPGFYWYSHGLMTLSSLYFAGGIAGFALAMLCWMSHFFRRLVGILYVNEAGTVLRVAHLTFWGRRQDTDWPVADVVPMTETSDRPQELFMRIQQYSGKQTFYLTLRYGRVLDRERFTRVFGTLDTPK from the coding sequence GCTGCCCTCCTCCGAGCTGTGCCACGGTTGCCAGGCCCAGCAGCAGCATGGCGAAGGCCTATCTGCGGGCTGTGGTGCCGCACCGGGCAGGATCCTGGGAGGTGGCTGGGGAGCAGGGCCCCCACCCTGAAGGAGAAGGCAGCAGGCACGGAGGCAGAGAAATTCCAGATCATCTACCGGTTTGATGCTATCAGAACCTTTGGGTACTTGTCCCGGCTGAAGGTGGCACAGACGGCGCTGACGCTGCTGGCCCTGCCGCCTGGCTTCTACTGGTACTCGCACGGCCTCATGACCCTCAGCTCCCTGTACTTTGCGGGCGGGATAGCTGGCTTCGCCCTGGCCATGCTCTGCTGGATGAGCCATTTCTTCCGGAGGCTGGTGGGCATCCTGTATGTGAACGAGGCGGGCACCGTGCTGCGGGTGGCCCACCTGACCTTCTGGGGCCGGCGGCAGGACACGGACTGGCCCGTGGCTGATGTGGTGCCCATGACAGAGACCAGCGACCGGCCCCAGGAGCTGTTTATGCGTATCCAGCAGTACAGTGGGAAGCAGACCTTCTACCTCACTCTGCGCTACGGACGTGTCTTGGACAGAGAGCGTTTCACACGGGTGTTTGGGACACTGGACACCCCCAAATGA